In one window of Bombus vancouverensis nearcticus chromosome 10, iyBomVanc1_principal, whole genome shotgun sequence DNA:
- the Root gene encoding ciliary rootlet coiled-coil, rootletin isoform X2 gives MSRPLSKGISQLSTRGQMERRRPPFLRGPNKTKEVEKSTGGKMDSAGSTISGAGDRLSEEDLSPDALVRQNYELRHRLEEEAAHYKRRLDTYRQAQQHQAALVSRLQAKVLQYKQKCSELESQMAESAVYDSNKAASSTSPTTSVLDAAYQTLREIREEQVHDLDTALKKLAEERKRCEKLLQLNTTLKDQLEESHQTNEALTNDLQKLSNDWDILREELAIKEEEWREEEQAFNEYYTSEHNRLLNLWRDVVSVKRLFAEIKSSTERDLLKMKNSVISTFNDVSSACNNTGFAIRMQAAMQPMISQQVQQAQEQVTTDLKTELTTLKQQYDVAQNEIHIKEEKINQLIRDVHSLEERCGEAEAEVHRNSRLQDDIEILQSALRDIAHAVIQDAETREIESTQAPPHLHLSPTGPIPQKSPKRGTRSNTIPAFAESTISAVQAALHKYQLTIHELQVKLQTNKEQLQSSRKQFENAEENVKTLEKRTEELIIELDTIRSHCSQLNQEKDMLQKGLDTVRIEKNALDKSRVEINSMMENLNSDCEKLQKANNKLQKLCDNLEDEKLYLQSELSRLSKDVELRELNLRSEEDRCSKMREELLTLREELSKAYLAKDMLEQQKLETDGLISQIEKSKGDLELELERVLLEKSDLQEVLMKLETVCSNNEQEKQQLQEELKKITEEKNKLASQCTDQQSDLGSLRKELLQAEQTRLDLESEKATSNEKVKFLEIEKEKIEIEVAHVTRERGDLSNQLSVLARKKETLNEELMRVRQRLEQANEMNGRINRNLEDLVKDNEEKQVLLETNEKEVQRLQEQLASMRSEKETLEGVLFDTQTNLENMHVKKTQLEKEQKELLIKQESLKGQVERLMKELESSEKRTHEIKQTLTQQSGDQEAEFQQIISNVKKHSEDNIKKLNEEKEQIKINLEKRLQQSLLQLTGEKDNEINQLQQRIDEMQQHIENLCQQHEEVLLRAENDKQQALLIAHHDQQALMEKLETVLREMEEEKNNVERMKREAAARAEQERNNTNQLRDELSRFKTKLDETKLKADEEKIKLELKIEELWKERESAQRESEELQVQLHMTEDKVDSLQNQLHETIRKLKDAENLNETLRKELVDIRRQLADCTYEKEKYNSSNKELREHVKRIESEKREQSRTLEESYQKISDAERSRLQAQLRDMEKEILQLQKQLHFTQDELQKSHQNNTQAQNDEKELQARLTNETEERERLQLQLHQVKKQLMDVDNSLKVTRQELGRLRSRADEENERWRVREQELVVRLEDSRCRERKLEDQKHNLEVCLADASQQIQELKARLGGSEGRVRALDTQLSQLEMAKKDVEQKLSSVASTLRRIAGIQLDGSVNIPFKLMSPSRRWSPARAQDHIDSTRDVILDVDPETIRKGVRSLMQQVAQIERERDDYKTELCNLKKQLVETQEIQNRSDMQINTLLTNIRILQDEKNSLEVKFSQKQSGYEMQLNALQLKTEECEQLREKIVNLEMMVSNNSEEKTQSEEKVDKLKQTLSKVENEKRNLQEELNRSESRATKLELQRMSLEGDLQRLQMMFQEKDANIHKLQERNDTQNRTITSLEERCTSLKSTIEQLNLTLEKASNAESELKNEINSLHHNIMELTTTLQASNEKNKQLQKQLSNTENERRILSERIEFLQQSLNDLKHTNQTLTDQITCLQNELANNEVQRCALESQLRIIAYPQEESTNKDEELLRQLQIAQRERSEMRGKMEALNDKMKLLEADKRNLERQLSLFKSTSRSKSYERSEKAHMELLGTSFDIDHYEQENRELRLKVRRLETQLAEKEAELIRMKSSYSHTHSIFDFSRDRTGEVERLRAAQLQAEKLLEAREQSHRQQVLRLENQIQLLREQLNQEIKRRQLYVLRSSRAGREMQQLRQALGDSLRTVAQDPSLDAVLLEHEARKLDSTLTSTTSLPPSLALPPPPSYDRSSTPAQLK, from the exons ATGTCACGG CCATTGTCTAAAGGAATTTCACAATTATCAACGAGGGGACAGATGGAGAGGCGGCGACCACCGTTTCTCAGAGGCCCTAATAAAACAAAAGAG GTAGAAAAAAGTACAGGTGGTAAAATGGATTCTGCAGGTAGCACAATAAGTGGTGCTGGAGATCGTTTAAGTGAAGAAGATCTTTCACCAGATGCATTAGTTAGACAGAATTATGAATTACGACATCGTCTTGAAGAAGAAGCAGCTCATTACAAAAGACGTCTGGATACATACAGACAAGCACAACAACATCAGGCTGCTCTTGTTTCCCGCTTACAAGCCAAA gtGTTGCAATACAAACAAAAATGTTCTGAATTGGAAAGTCAAATGGCAGAATCTGCTGTATATGATTCTAATAAGGCTGCGAGTTCTACATCTCCAACAACTTCTGTTTTAGATGCAGCTTATCAAACGTTAAGGGAAATACGTGAGGAACAGGTTCATGATTTAGACACTGCTTTAAAAAAACTGGCAGAAGAACGTAAAAG ATGTGAAAAACTGTTGCAATTAAATACAACTTTGAAAGATCAGTTAGAAGAATCTCATCAAACAAATGAAGCACTCACAAATGATTTACAGAAATTAAGTAATGATTGGGATATTTTAAGAGAAGAATTGGCTATCAAGGAAGAGGAATGGAGAGAAGAAGAACAAGCTTTTAATGAATATTATACTTCGGAACATAATAGATTATTAAATCTTTGGCGTGATGTTGTTTCTGTAAAACGATTATTTGCAGAGATAAAGTCTAGTACGGAAAGAGACTTattaaaaatgaagaatagcgttatttctacgtttaacgATGTCTCGTCGGCTTGTAATAATACAGGATTCGCTATAAGAATGCAAGCAGCTATGCAACCAATG ATATCTCAGCAAGTTCAACAAGCACAGGAACAGGTAACAACTGACTTAAAAACAGAATTAACAACACTTAAACAACAATATGACGTAGCTCAGAATGAAATTCATATAAAAGAGGAAAAGATCAATCAACTTATTCGTGATGTTCATAGTTTG gaAGAAAGATGTGGGGAGGCCGAAGCAGAAGTACATCGTAATTCACGCTTACAAGATGATATAGAAATTTTACAATCTGCATTGAGGGATATAGCACATGCTGTAATCCAAGATGCAGAAACTCGCGAAATTGAATCTACCCAGGCACCTCCTCATCTTCATTTGTCACCTACTGGACCAATCCCCCAAAAATCACCAAAAAGAGGTACAAGAAGCAACACCATTCCAGCCTTTGCTGAAAGTACTATCAGTGCTGTACAAGCAGCTCTACATAAATATCAGTTGACTATACACGAGCTTCAG GTAAAATTGCAAACCAATAAAGAACAGTTACAATCTTCTCGAAAACAATTCGAAAACGCAGAAGAGAATGTTAAAACTTTAGAGAAGAGAACAGAGGAATTAATTATTGAATTGGATACAATTCGGTCACACTGCTCACAACTTAATCAAGAAAAAGACATGTTACAAAAAGGGCTTGATACTGtaaggatagaaaaaaatgcACTTGACAAAAGCAGAGTAGAAATTAACAGCATG atggaaaatttaaatagCGATTGCGAAAAATTACAGAAAGCTAATAACAAATTACAAAAGCTTTGTGATAACTTGGAAGATGAAAAATTGTATCTTCAAAGTGAGCTCAGTAGACTATCTAAAGATGTAGAATTAAG AGAACTAAATCTACGTTCAGAAGAAGACAGATGCAGTAAAATGAGAGAGGAACTGCTAACTTTACGGGAAGAATTGAGTAAAGCATATCTGGCAAAAGATATGTTAGAACAACAAAAATTAGAAACAGATGgattaatttcacaaattgaaAAAAGCAAAG GTGATTTGGAACTAGAATTGGAACGTGTACTATTAGAAAAATCAGACTTACAAGAAGTTTTAATGAAATTAGAAACAGTCTGCAGCAATAATGAACAAGAGAAACAACAATTacaagaagaattaaaaaag atAACAGAAGAAAAAAACAAATTAGCAAGTCAATGCACTGATCAGCAAAGTGATCTGGGTTCCTTAAGAAAAGAATTACTTCAAGCAGAACAAACCAGACTCGATTTGGAGTCAGAGAAAGCAACTTCGAATGAAAAAGTAAAATTTTTGGAGATCGAGAAGGAGAAGATTGAAATAGAAGTAGCACATGTTACCCGTGAGCGTGGAGATTTAAGTAATCAGTTGTCAGTTTTGgcacgaaagaaagaaacattAAATGAGGAATTAATGAGAGTCAGACAAAGATTAGAACAAGCAAACGAAATGAATGGAAGAATAAATCGAAATTTAGAAGATCTCGTAAAAGACAATGAAGAGAAACAG GTACTCTTAGAAACCAATGAGAAAGAAGTACAACGACTACAGGAGCAACTTGCATCAATGCGTAGTGAAAAGGAAACGTTAGAAGGCGTCTTATTTGATACACAAACTAATTTAGAAAATATGCATGTAAAGAAgacacaattagaaaaggaacaGAAAGAGTTGTTAATAAAACAGGAAAGCTTAAAAGGACAAGTAGAACGATTAATGAAGGAACTCGAGAGTAGTGAGAAACGAACACATGAAATAAAGCAAACTCTAACGCAACAAAGCGGCGACCAAGAAGCTGAATTTCAACAaattatctccaacgtgaaAAAACATAGTgaagataatataaaaaaactaaatgaagaaaaa gaacaaataaaaataaacttaGAGAAACGACTTCAGCAATCCCTGTTGCAACTTACTGGAGAGAAAGATAATGAGATAAATCAATTGCAGCAAAGGATAGATGAAATGCAACAGCACATAGAAAATTTGTGTCAACAACATGAGGAAGTTCTTCTGAGAGCAGAAAATGATAAACAACAAGCTCTTCTTATAG CTCATCATGATCAGCAAGCATTAATGGAGAAATTGGAGACTGTTCTACGTGAAATGGAAGAAGAGAAGAACAATGTGGAACGAATGAAGCGGGAAGCAGCAGCGCGTGCCGAACAGGAACGTAATAATACAAATCAATTGCGCGATGAATTGAGCcgttttaaaacaaaattagaCGAGACTAAACTAAAAGCTGATGAAGAAAAGATAAAacttgaattaaaaattgaagaacTCTGGAAAGAACGAGAATCAGCGCAAAGAGAATCTGAAGAGTTGCAAGTTCAATTACACATGACGGAAGATAAAGTTGATAGTTTGCAAAATCAATTGCACGAAACTATTAGAAAGCTCAAAGATG CCGAAAATCTTAACGAAACATTGCGTAAAGAGTTAGTGGATATTAGGAGGCAATTAGCCGACTGTACGtatgagaaagaaaaatataacagtaGCAATAAAGAATTACGCGAACATGTGAAACGTATCGAAAGCGAAAAAAGAGAACAAAGTAGAACGTTAGAAGAATCGTACCAAAAAATTTCAG ATGCAGAGAGATCTCGTCTTCAAGCGCAACTTCGTGATATGGAGAAAGAAATATTACAATTACAAAAACAGCTTCATTTTACTCAAGATGAGTTACAGAAATCTCATCAGAATAACACGCAAGCACAAAATGATGAAAAAGAATTGCAAGCACGATTAACTAACGAAACAGAAGAAAGAGAACGTTTGCAGCTGCAATTACATCAAGTCAAGAAACAG CTAATGGATGTTGATAATAGCTTGAAAGTAACAAGACAAGAGCTCGGAAGGTTGCGTTCACGTGCAGATGAAGAAAATGAACGATGGAGAGTTAGAGAACAAGAACTAGTAGTTCGTCTCGAGGATAGTCGATGTCGTGAAAGAAAACTCGAGGACCAAAAGCATAACTTGGAAGTTTGTCTAGCTGATGCTTCCCAACAGATTCAAGAACTAAAA GCACGTCTTGGGGGCTCTGAAGGACGAGTTCGAGCACTAGATACCCAATTATCACAACTGGAAATGGCAAAGAAAGATGTTGAACAAAAATTAAGTAGCGTGGCTTCGACATTACGTCGGATTGCAGGTATTCAATTGGATGGAAGTGTTAACATACCCTTCAAATTAATGAGTCCATCAAGAAGGTGGAGCCCAGCAAGag CTCAAGATCACATTGATTCTACTAGAGATGTCATACTTGATGTTGATCCTGAAACTATTAGAAAAGGTGTACGATCTCTCATGCAACAAGTAGCTCAAATCGAACGTGAAAGG GATGATTATAAAACGGAATTGTGTAACTTGAAAAAACAATTGGTAGAAACTCAAGAGATTCAGAATAGATCAGATATGCAAATAAACACTTTATTAACGAATATAAGAATACTCCAGGAcgaaaagaattcattagaagtaaaattttctcaaaaacagaGTGGCTATGAAATGCAG tTAAACGCTTTGCAACTAAAAACAGAAGAATGCGAGCAATTGCGTGAAAAGATAGTCAATCTTGAAATGATGGTTAGTAATAATTCTGAAGAAAAAACACAGTCCGAG GAAAAAGTAGACAAACTGAAACAAACTTTGAGCAAAGTAGAAAATGAAAAACGTAATCTACAAGAGGAACTTAACAGAAGCGAGTCCCGTGCtacaaaattagaattgcaaagAATGTCATTGGAAGGTGATCTTCAAAGATTGCAAATGATGTTTCAGGAAAAAGATGCAAACATTCAT aaattacaaGAACGAAATGATACGCAAAACCGAACAATAACGAGTTTAGAAGAACGTTGTACTTCATTGAAATCTACCATAGAACAATTAAATCTTACATTAGAAAAAGCATCCAATGCAGAAAGCGAATTAAAGAATGAAATTAATTCATTGCATCACAATATTATGGAATTAACAACTACCCTACAGGCTTCTAATGAGAAGAATAAACAG ttACAAAAACAACTTTCAAATACTGAAAATGAACGCAGAATTTTATCTGAACGCATAGAATTTTTGCAACAATCTTTGAATGATTTGAAGCATACAAATCAAACATTAACGGATCAAATTACTTGTCTACAAAATGAATTAGCGAATAATGAAGTACAACGTTGTGCCTTAGAATCTCAATTGAGAATAATTGCTTATCCGCAGGAAGAAAGTACAAACAAAGACGAAGAATTGCTACGACAGTTACAAATAGCGCAAAGAGAGAGAAGTGAAATGAGAGGAAAAATGGAAGCTCTTAATGATAAA ATGAAATTATTGGAAGCTGATAAACGTAATTTGGAGCGGcaattatcattatttaaatcaaCTAGCCGTAGCAAAAGCTATGAACGTTCTGAAAAAGCACACATGGAATTACTTGGCACGAGTTTCGATATAGATCATTACGAGCAAGAAAACAGAGAATTAAGATTGAAAGTCCGTAGATTAGAAACACAACTTGCAGAGAAGGAAGCAGAGCTTATAAGAATGAAATCAAGTTACAGTCACACGCACTCAATATTTGATTTTAGTCGAGATAGGACCGGAGAAGTTGAAAGACTTCGAGCAGCTCAATTACAGGCTGAGAAATTATTAGAAGCAAGAGAACAAAGTCACCGTCAACAAGTTTTACGTTTAGAAAATCAG ATACAACTACTGCGGGAACAACTTAATCAAGAAATAAAACGTCGACAATTATACGTCTTACGAAGTTCAAGAGCTGGCCGAGAAATGCAACAATTAAGGCAGGCCTTAGGCGATTCTTTGAGAACCGTAGCGCAAGATCCATCATTAGACGCAGTGTTATTAGAACATGAAGCTCGGAAATTAGATTCTACTCTGACAAGTACTACCAGTTTACCGCCATCATTAGCTTTACCTCCACCACCGTCTTACGATAGATCTTCCACACCAGCACAGCTGAAATAA